tatttattataaagcattaattttaaatattttataatgatTTATCATCTtttcaaaaatttaataattagaaattatactaatatatattgaaTGGGATTTAAGAattcttaataaaaaagtagcAATAGTGTAAAAAAGTGCACACACATAAAAGCATATTTCAtaaaatgatttttatttattcctttttcttttaaattataaaaaaaattaaaaaaaaaaattttcaagagttaataattattttacttaTAAAAGTTTCTATGTAGACATATATGCGTTCCTGATACTTGAAGAACCATTTATAAattcaagaaaaaaagataatgcAGAAATAATCTTTTAGAATTAgcttgattttttttttttcccccttttttatttctgttttcattaaattattttatattaataatagaacatttcttatttttaaaatttaagttTTAAAGTTGATAAAGATATTTGTTGGTatgttttataaatattaaaacagAAAggcaaaaaaataaaaatagaataaaatatagaAGCTTTCAAATAGTAATGTATTtactttctatttttttttaacttttttttaaattactaatttagaatttttaaaaagagtATAATGCTtcgtttataaaaaaaaaaaaaataaataaaaataacaaaaaaaattaaaagatatttaaaaaaaatgaagaaaatttataaaaaaaaattaataagcATGTAAACAGACAATGCTATTATTAGGTGAAACTAAAAAACGCACATAAAAAAAGAGTcagaaatattataaaaataataatgaaagagaatcacataaaaatatagaataattgagaagaataaaaaaaaggggGAACTAatatttttccttattttaataatattaagttataaatatgcctatatttaatgaaattcatattataattattccaatatatataaatataaattgtaatatattttaattataaaaaaattgttttataGGAGTTCCTTTGATTTATTTAAGACTTCCATAGCAAATGGCATAATCTTATTTCTAATTATTTTTAGGTAtaagaataaatttttactCATTTTATTAAGAATTAAAGTGTTATCTGTCacaaaattgtttttttttttcattttatttaagaATTCTACATCTTCTTGAATTTTTTCAGTTAAATGGCTTATTTCTTTCTTAAAATCATTcaaaaattctttattattttcacatAACATTATTAATCCATTTAACTGAGATATGTTACTACATATTGTTGTATAACAATtggaaattttattaaaaatattttctaaatcAATTGCTTTTTTATCTATTGACAAATTTGggtatataatatattttaattcatttatataaataaaacagTTTTTACAtaatcttatttttatatattttagtttTGCATCTTTCATTAAGTCTATGCTCTTAGCACAATACATACAAAATACTTCTTCGCATAAAtcacaaaaaaatttttttgtatttaaataattacttTGTTTAACAAGGATTTTGCAATTATTACAATAATTTCCTTCTCTTCTTTTTAAACTGCttgcttttaaaaaattttttaaatcaattgaattattattaatcaAAATTCTCTTAAGCCAACTTTTGCGAGGatctatttcttcttttgcAATTTCTCGTTTGTccataaaaatttttgttaagTCTCTACTTAATCTAtcattcattatttttttgaaaaaataaaatagttacactaaaataatatatatatttataagcATAATCATATCTtgaatttacatttttaaaaaaaattaatatttttttttaaatgttatGAAGATGACTAACAGTAATCCTACATGTAACTTGATGTatcataaataatttaagttttaatatttatattacgGTACTGAACATTATTAAAcacttaaatatttattaaagaaaaatattatattttaaaataagtaaTCACTAATATATCCTAATTGAAAATTTACTctcatttttcatttttacttACTAATTAaagattaaatttttataaataaaaaaaaaaaataaaataaaatattaactttaataatattaaattttttataggtttttttttattttttcttttatttatttagtCCTGATTTTAGGAATGCGTGCatttataaaatagaattttattaaataatttattatgatttttttttttttttctataattttattcctattattattattgttatttttcttaatgtTTATATATGTACACATAGAATGATTTTaggatatatttttattttattttttatttttatgggatttagctttttttttttttgtttactttatttttcttttttttattaagaaattattatttttttattaaaaataaaaatcgatgttatacaatttttaagaaacaaaattatactttattattagtgtaaaattttatataaaaatgtattttatattgaatattttttttatttatattaatataataatgttCATCAACaattaagaatttttttaaaatatatatgaagcATATTTGATcacatttctttttatatttaaccATAATACATTAGTATACGTAATTACATATGTGAGAAGGAAGTTTATTCAATAGaacattatataaaaaaaagaagcaaATACATAATTGTGTGTAAATAACTTTTATTTaagttttttatatatatttctttttttattaaatatatatcattgCTTTTTCATATAGACTttgaaattaaattaaaatgttaagaaatataattagttatatatatatttatatttctatagtgttaaattattcataaaatattttaataaataaaacatacAAGTTTAAactttatttgttttattttattatttttttttttattaaatagaaTTTCtcgtttttaattttattaattttttatatttaagttAGAAAAATCAAGATATCAAAATGAGTgaaatcaaataaaatgcttaatataaatatataaaaataaacaaagtgaaaatatttataaatatttaaaaataaagtatatataaGCATATAGCTTTAGTTGGATataagaaaaacaaaaagaaaaatgtaaaaataaatatataaattaacatATAAGCAAGTAATTCAGACAACAAAATTGGTATATATATCtgtgtatatatttaagaaaataaatatatattttgtttgtTAATTTTGagttaaatattaaaagaatatttgaATTTGCAAAGAAATAAACAAGAAGGTTAAATGcgaaataaattattaaaattagtaaaagtaaataaatatagaatAAAGTATATGTTACaacaaataaattatgtttctttaattttaaattaaagagataaaaaattataaaattaaaaattgatGAGATAGCAAatcataattaaataataaaatatcaaGATATTTTTGGTTgatttttctttgttttatttttttatttttctattttttttatttttctattttttttatttttatattttattagtctattttttttttttttatatttaatatacgAAAGTGTGAAGTATTTACTTTCAATATGAAAAGAACAAAATATAGAAGTTCtaatgattataaaaaaattaaaaaagatgtatatataagttcaaaaagaaaaaaaaatgatagcGATGAAATTAGTGAAGTGGATTATGAAGAAGGAATTAAATATCGTGAAAGTTACAAGCataaaaaaatggaataCCATAATGTGGATAACAATAATATGTGTtctaatttagaaaaaaaaggaaaagagaATATCATTTCATTACATAGTAACAAAATAGATTATAATACAAATgatatttattctttaaacCCTACAAACAATGTAAATAGAAATAGTATTGAtggaaatataaataaaattaattatgataataaaaataatatacaaaatttcagtcataataatattcatattattccaataaataatataaaaactaCTAGTTGTAATAATGTAAAAGTGTTAaatcataatttaaataatagaggatcattaaataataatatgaatctCTATACAAActcattaattaaaataaattatgaagGTGGGagtaataaagaaaaagagataaaaaatttaaatgaaatagatTCATCAAAAATAAGTAATTTGCTTATTCCAGAAGATAAATtcttagaagaaaaaaataatgagttaataaataaattttatggaaatataaaaataaaaaaacctAATAATAGTTTAATCAATGTTAATTTTGATacaattacaaaaaaaataaatacagaTATTAAATTATTGGAGAATTTAGATATGCTAAAATTACAAGAATCAGAAAATTTAGATGATTCTCTAAAAACTCCTTGTATTAGTTCaataataaatgataaaaaaaaaaatttagaaatatatgaattttgGAAATTCCCTTTGGAAATTTTtgacaaatatatttttaaaaataaaaatcatgATTATGAAAAATGGATATCTAACTGTAgaactttatttattttaggTTTACCATTTcaattaaatgaatattatatGTTGCATAGTATAatagatatatattataataataaaaattatgatagtATATTGGATATAATAGATTTAAACAATGAGGAtactatatataataatgtgCAATTATATTGTACTTTTCAGCaaagtaaaagaaaatatataatgttGGCTGAAAAATTAGGAATTTTAAAgtttgaattattatttggAAATGAATTTTATTCAGCAAAAAATGAGTTACTATCTACATATCTTAATTTGAAGTATAGggaattttataaaattaattgtaATAGTGGTGCAATGGGATTattacattttaaaaatgaaagattTGCAAGAGAATTTTGGATAACATATTCAAATTATTCATCTTGTTTTTATGAAAAACATATTAAAGTAATCCCTGATATTAATGgtttgaaaatatttttagaagcttctgttttttatttaaccCCTGAAAGTTTTATTAcacaaataaattataatgaatTGAATGTTGTTTTAAgtaatatacaaaaaaaaaatattagtacTATCAATTTAATTAATGAGATGAAAATCTGTTATAATCAGAAAAACATATGGAATcttatatttcaaaatataagcATTGAAGAATTTcgtaataaaaacaaaaaagaacaaaatgAAACAAGAAAAGTGGATGATAGAAATATTAACTTAGAAGATCAATTGattaattttccttttttatgtaattcaAGTAATAACttattaattcatatatatgaCACTCATATTAATagatttttaatttctagTGGATTATGTTTACTCGCATGCCCCTATTTAGATGAAGAAGCAGGAAATAGAATGgctgaattttttaaaaaattttatttactagATTGGTTCCACTATGATATGGATAAAACTtgctatttttatatttttaaaacagttttaaatgttttttgtatatttaaaagaaactTTAAAACATGTTCTGATTATATTGTTTGTTCTGTCTTTTTAAAGCTTCCTTTTGGTATTATTCCAGCTATATATATCAATTTTTCAACCAATTTAAAAGACAAAAAtgtaaaagagaaaaataatattaaatgttACGATAATGAATCATTTAtaagtaatataaataaaaaattttcaacaTTTAATATAAGCAATAGTAATATTATGAATAATGCCGGTAACAATTTAAAACAACTAAAAAGTTCTCCTGATGTGAATACTGTAATTCCaaggaaaataataaatagcATAAATTCAATAGAAAATAtcaatttagaaaataaaaatatacaaaataattGTTCAAAAAGTAAAGTTTTCAAAATGaacaattttaatttatataataaaaaaagtaatgagAATACCGATATTATTACttctaaaaagaaaaatgatagTGATAACGTTAATTTAATTGATTCTAGtaagaataattataaagataaaataatatcaaatattgcttataaaaaattaaataacaatgatgataataataacagCGGTtgtaataatagtaataataataataaagataataacaataataataataataataaagataatagtaataataataataataacaataataataataataataaagataatagtaataataataataatgataataataataataataataataataataataataataataataataataataataataataataataataatgataatgaaaattgtAGTATTCAtggaaaaaatgaaaaagtaaaaagtGCTATGAGTAGTCTTGGAACATATAATAATACACAAAATATTGATTCAGTATCTGATGgcattaaaattaaaaataataatgaagtaCAGAGTAATTGTGAAtttaatgtaaataattctaaaaattatttaaatatggaaaataataataatgaaaaagaatgtgactcttataaaaaaatagttgaAGATATTAATGACCACATATTTGCtaataaaatagataatcgaaataataatagtaatactggaggaaattttaaaaaacaaaatataataaatcctgagactttaataaaaaaaaatgaggatacgagaaataaaatgaattcaaagaaaaataaaaaaattgtaaatattaaaaaaaatagaaaagaggtacaaaaaagtaataaagatgatattgatttaaaaataatagaaaaagaagatatatcTATAAATAATGTGAAAAGTGAAACGAAAACTgaaaaaaactttattaaTGAGAATTATCATAATAATAGTATTtctgaaaatattaaaaaaaaaaatgttaaaagaaaaagaataaaaaaaaaaatataaaaattaataataaattagtaACTAAAAATATGAcatcataaaatttaaatttacgTTTAATAAAAAGTGATACAGCTAATTAATTGCAGAAAAGAAAGATACAAGTGttaaataattctaaaaagaatttaaatgTATTGTTgaataattgaaaaaaataatagaataaatacaaaatataGATTGTATATATtctatacatatatatataaagattaGTGTAAGGGAAAGAGTGATAAgactttaattatttttgtgTTCATTTACctagtaaaataaaaaaaaatcaattattaacacaatatatatattttttttttttaaaagtataaacattaaaattttaatgttaCTTTGaagaaaacataaaaatatatatgcatatgcCTATTTTTgcgtaaatatatatatatgcatatattccttttagaaaaattataaataagtaatacatatttatatttgtaattttattttataattttgtttatttcatttatataacatataaaataaatcaagaaagaaaataaatttttttttatttatatctcATCAACTTATAgataaatacataaatttttataaatttatacatatatatatatttttttttatcatatatatatgacattgtaatttttatatatttttcttttccctTTTCATTCATTTATTTCGTTATTATTGTAACAATGTATTTTTCAAtgttatattataattatatatatattatttgttaATAAATATGCATAGAagaatttatctttttttaatttttaagaaGGTATAATTAAAGTcagtatttttaaaatgctCTTAATAGCAAGTGCTTAAAATTGAAGCAGACgttatattttatgaaaagaatttgaaattttttgcACTGTTTTTTTGTTGTGTACATAtagtttttaatattatatatgtatatatatttttaaattaagaattttattaattacacatttttttatttttttgttcttagTTTTGTAATTAGcttatatgaatattttctcataattttttttatattttttaaaattgtcttattttttttttattagtacatattttttaaaaaaaaaatatatataattatttaataaaaattttacttattaaatatataaattaatatcatttttaagaatttttttttattttaaatatactgatattttatctttatatagatatttcctattcataaaattttaaaaacaacagttcttttttttttcttatataactcaaaattttttattattattttattagagatattttaattttttatatattaatattattaaaggtatttttttttttaacaatgaGTATATTTACTTTAACAATTACAgaaaagatattttaaatgaaaaggCAAACATTTTAAAGTgtaattatttgtatttttttattttttaattttaaagaagcataaatcatattattttaattgtaTTATTTCATTTGTCAATTATTTTACTAAATGATAagcttttttatttcttaaatacatttttatataaaaaaagagaaataaattttaaatatttataatgatatatagaatttttttattgtacacagttttagtttttaattttatttattgttaatattaaaattttttaaaaaaatgcttatttttttgtattaatttcttataattttttaaaagaattttctttaatattagcaccattttatttaattctttattaaagaataaagttaaaatttttagaatattCATACTTACGTAATTGCAAAATTGtatctctttttaattttttttttatataaatatatgtaaaaattctaattttaatagtctaaatataatttttattatataatttgtattatttcttaacatttaattttttataattaaaaatttatattgtctaattttcaataaaaattaaaataccaaaaaaaaaggaaaatttataaacaaaggttttaaaaacaaaattagaagttttataaaaaaaaaattttaagtattattctatagaaataatataaatttttttatgtagtgtatttattttgttataaaaaatattttaaaattgtttAAAAATGTTACACCTGTTAAAATTtcctttataattaattatatcatCTTTTAAAATTCCAAAAATGTTccactttctttttttaaaataataaaatatccacatatatatacatgtacCTACCACCGTGTTTttcatttgaaaaatataacattgtttttttttttttttttaaaagttatctctaatttgttttttctttttatgatAAAGTTATTTTAGTTAATGCTTATATTTTGaggtaattttttttaatcttatatttatatattgacaaatttcattattatttaacaGATTCTAAAAAGTTTGATTTATATGTAATTTGGCTAAAAGATTCTTCATTAGCTGATTCAGATATTTTTTGCATTTGAGGTAGTAAACATagtaaaattaagaaaaaaagaaaagttaaGAAGAGAGggctttttaataatttaaataaagaaaaggtTTTTTGAGGCATAAGGAACTCataaaagttttttatttcaaagaCAATGTTATTTaccattaaattatttttttcaaaaggTAATATAAGTTCGTATGCTTgtactatatatattttgtgaTTATTTTTTGTCATTTTATGCTTAACTTCAACATGAAACTTATTAAATTCTAAATAAGGATGATTAATGAATAAAGTGTATGCTCCTTCATTTACATTAGTGAAAACAAATTTTCCATTACTTTTTGGTTTTGTATAAGTTTCCGAGTCTAAATAAACAGtacaatttaataaaatatcgCTATTAGCTTTAACTATTCCttcaatataattattttttaaatcaataTATTCTTCTTCACATTTTGatacttttaaatataaacaaataaaaattataaaaaaaacggTCTTCAAGGATTTAATGTTTTTATCTATTGTTTtgtacatttttaaaatcttttacagttattacaaaaaaaaataaaaaatgaaaaattaaataaaataaaaattaataataataaaacgaaatgaaatgaaataaaaataaataaataaaaataaataaacttATTTTCTTAGaatttatatctttaaatttataatatagcCTTGATTGTAATATTATTACTTCTATTTATAATTCTAATTTTACTCTATATAGATGATaccaatttttatttattatcaaaaatattttaatgcttagtttatatttttcgAAAACGTGAATTaagttttttaattatttttagaggcgtatatatatttaatttttttttaaaatgtaataacaaattttttatttttttatttttattattccatatttaatatacatgtatataaaaaaaaaaaaaatcattcaGTGTATCATATATTGGCAtacattattataaatgtatttatgtataaaaatagttttaataaaatcatatttcttatttttttttgtaattatgAAATAgctttccaaaaaaaaaaaaagataaataaaatgaagcATTTGTTATGTATTTATAAGcattttattttgatataatatgttttcattaaaattaacttatttatatcaattttatttttgttcgTTACTTTTacaacttaaaaaaaatattaaattaagaaaaatttaaaaacttattttttttatttttcataagaAATAATGATGTAATACTAAAGATGTTCTTTTTTCAATATCatctaaatataatttattattttaaagcatttcataaaaaaacttttttttttaatatttaaaagatatagaattaataaaaggttgattttaataaaattaaaaaaaaatttaaaaaaaggatatatattaataaattcagAATGAAATAAGAAAACTTGAAATGAAAGCTTAGAGAAAAACTTACCATATATTTTATGAGTTATAAAAAAGTGATTCTTTAAATGTAATATAAATACGGTTTGctaaaaaagaaagtaaaaTAAGGGTGAATTTCACTATGTATAATAGTTTTATATGAtagagaaaaatataaatatgaataatttaccaattttttcaaatagagtattaatattttctccTGTCTAATAAGAAATACAAAAAACAAGATAATAATTTTGTTAtcttatttttcatatttatgtattatatatatatatatatatttttatttcataccTTCGCAGAACATTCGATAAAAGACacattttcttcttcacAAAATTTCATAACCATCTAagtgtaaaaataatatttagaagtataaaaaaattataaaaatatacattatttatttttattaaaaaatttaaatatataaattgtttaagttttattttatttttattttttgtaattacttccgaattaattttttttggcAAGTCCTTTTTATTTGCAACAACCATAATGCAGCAATTTCGTGCTCCTtttgattttatttcatttatccAATACTTTAGAGAATCAAATGATTCAACATTgctataatatattttattgggaaaaaaataaataaataaaataaaaggaaaaaaaaaaaaaaattaaaattacttTGAATCATAAACAACTACTGCTCCATATGCGTCACGATAATATAAAGGAGCCATAGAACGAAATCTTTCTTGGCCTCCTGTGTCCCATATATGTAGTTTCATGCTCGTACctaaataagaataatatattatgatatttattaaaattctaAAAAGTTTATCacttaataaaatatgaaataaattattattatgctTTATGTgttgattttttttactttatttgaaaataacacgtttatttatatttaccattttttaattc
The sequence above is drawn from the Plasmodium relictum strain SGS1 genome assembly, chromosome: 14 genome and encodes:
- the RAB5b gene encoding ras-related protein Rab-5B, putative, which gives rise to MGCSSSSQRRNSKKNINVITKPSGEKKKCVKDTKVKIVLLGDSGVGKSSIALHLCHGRFSEKHQVTIGSAFLHHVIELKNGTSMKLHIWDTGGQERFRSMAPLYYRDAYGAVVVYDSNNVESFDSLKYWINEIKSKGARNCCIMVVANKKDLPKKINSEMVMKFCEEENVSFIECSAKTGENINTLFEKIANRIYITFKESLFYNS
- a CDS encoding zinc finger protein, putative, giving the protein MNDRLSRDLTKIFMDKREIAKEEIDPRKSWLKRILINNNSIDLKNFLKASSLKRREGNYCNNCKILVKQSNYLNTKKFFCDLCEEVFCMYCAKSIDLMKDAKLKYIKIRLCKNCFIYINELKYIIYPNLSIDKKAIDLENIFNKISNCYTTICSNISQLNGLIMLCENNKEFLNDFKKEISHLTEKIQEDVEFLNKMKKKNNFVTDNTLILNKMSKNLFLYLKIIRNKIMPFAMEVLNKSKELL